In one window of Solanum pennellii chromosome 2, SPENNV200 DNA:
- the LOC107011468 gene encoding kinesin-like protein KIN-8B isoform X1, which translates to MPSIRAPAARKATTLSVAVKCRPLTDREGGRDIVRVNNDKEVVILDPDLSKDYLDRIQNRSKERRYAFDYAFGPKSTNLGVYEKSVQSTIAGVIQGLNATVFAYGSTGSGKTYTMVGTKDDPGLMVLSLNTIFNRIKNDKSSDVFQVTCSYLEVYNEVIYDLLEKSSGHLELREDPEQGIVVPGLRCIKVNSADKILELLNLGNSRRKTESTEVNETSSRSHAVLEITVTRKQRDKYSNQVIRGKLALVDLAGSERACETNSGGQKLRDGANINRSLLALANCINALGKQQKKGLAYVPYRNSKLTRILKDGLSGNSQTIMIATISPAVSQYHHTVNTLKYADRAKEIKTHIQKNIGTINTHVSDYQRMIDSLQIEVSQLRKELADKETQLIAKPSEKASDDELSWLDTLSHETSENVQERINLQKALFEIEEMNISNHNELQNLDDAIAKQQAVEKDGAVVRALRARRQVILDNIRDNDELSNNYLKEIEANEKRRCELQAMIDEAISNNGNKTYLRVLSQYRLLGIANTELQLEIAMRDQIIHNQRETQKNLWSLLLSLGLDEKQITDLALKQGITIEDWTMTAQIQLSDRRQSPITGSGTYTTLSSSPPTFQLGANVPLEQYFCSVPSSLRNRRPPLIHCRDEDHSSYYLHDYSPSENMTLSEGESCFKDGTSLHEVPNRHPLEFCSSYAPTRNQFSSCSESGMSVTPSLVDLRQQQMDVQSSSIRQQIRPSCHAEISNTDYFHHGITMVHRVSRQGRFHSSPFTQNFASLNSNHLHPKLGQFNLQDMQVLPFCDTTSLSSNSREARPPRFS; encoded by the exons ATGCCAAGCATTAGAGCTCCAGCTGCAAGGAAAGCCACTACCCTCTCG GTAGCAGTGAAATGCAGGCCATTGACGGATAGAGAAGGAGGGCGCGATATAGTTAGAGTAAACAATGATAAG GAGGTTGTTATTCTGGATCCTGACCTGTCAAAGGATTACTTAGATCGCATACAGAATCGTAGCAAAGAACGAAGATATGCTTTTGATTATGCATTTGGACCTAAATCTACAAATTTG GGCGTCTATGAGAAAAGTGTCCAGTCTACAATTGCTGGGGTTATTCAAGGCCTAAATGCAACTGTCTTTGCTTATGGATCAACAGGCAG TGGAAAAACATATACAATGGTTGGAACTAAAGATGACCCTGGACTTATGGTTCTGAGTCTTAACACTATATTCAATCGTATCAAGAATGACAAAAGCTCTGACGTGTTTCAAGTTACTTGCTCCTACCTTGAAGTTTATAATGAG GTTATCTATGACTTACTTGAGAAGTCATCGGGTCACTTGGAGCTCAGAGAGGATCCAGAGCAAGGAATAGTGGTTCCTGGCCTTAGATGTATCAAG GTTAATTCAGCTGATAAAATCCTTGAGCTTTTAAATTTGGGGAACAGCAGGCGAAAAACAGAAAGCACAGAGGTCAATGAAACTTCATCACG TTCTCATGCAGTGTTGGAGATTACTGTGACTAGGAAACAGAGAGACAAATACTCTAATCAGGTTATAAGAGGAAAACTGGCACTTGTTGATCTTGCTGGAAG TGAACGAGCTTGCGAAACAAATAGTGGAGGTCAAAAATTGAGAGATGGTGCAAATATCAATCGATCTCTTCTTGCTTTGGCAAACTGCATAAATGCTTTGGGGAAACAACAGAAGAAGGGGCTAGCTTATGTTCCTTACCGCAACAG TAAATTGACACGAATTCTGAAAGATGGTCTGAGTGGTAATTCTCAAACAATAATGATTGCCACCATATCACCAGCTGTCAGTCAGTATCACCATACTGTGAATACCTTAAAGTATGCTGACAGAGCGAAGGAAATTAAGACACACATTCAG AAAAACATTGGAACAATCAATACTCACGTTTCAGATTACCAACGGATGATCGATAGCCTTCAA ATTGAGGTTAGCCAGTTGAGGAAGGAATTAGCTGACAAAGAAACACAACTAATTGCCAAGCCTTCTGAAAAAGCCTCAGATGACGAGCTTTCTTGGCTGGACACATTGAGCCATGAAACCAGTGAAAATGTCCAGGAGAGGATAAATTTACAGAAGGCCTTGTTTGAGATAGAGGAGATGAACATTAGCAACCATAATGAACTCCAAAATCTTGATGATGCAATTGCAAAACAACAG GCTGTTGAAAAGGATGGGGCAGTCGTGCGAGCTCTTAGAGCAAGACGTCAAGTCATTCTTGATAATATTCGCGACAATGATGAGCTCAGTAACAATTATCTGAAG GAAATTGAAGCGAATGAGAAGCGAAGGTGTGAACTCCAAGCTATGATTGATGAAGCTATTAGCAATAATGGAAACAAGACTTACTTGAGAGTTCTGAGTCAATACAGGCTTCTG GGAATTGCTAATACTGAGCTTCAGCTAGAAATAGCGATGAGAGATCAAATAATTCACAATCAAAGGGAAACACAAAAGAATCTGTGGAGTTTACTCCTTAGTCTAGGCCTTGATGAAAAGCAGATAACGGATCTTGCCCTTAAACAGGGAATAACTATTGAAGACTGGACAATGACTGCCCAAATTCAATTATCTGATAGAAGACAGTCACCAATCACAGGAAGTGGAACATATACTACCTTATCTTCCTCTCCACCAACTTTTCAACTTGGTGCTAACGTGCCACTTGAACAATACTTCTGTTCTGTGCCAAGTTCATTGAGAAATCGGAGACCACCACTTATCCATTGCAGAGATGAAGACCACAGTTCTTATTATTTGCATGACTACTCCCCATCAGAAAATATGACACTGAGCGAAGGCGAAAGTTGTTTCAAAGATGGGACTTCACTTCATGAAGTTCCTAATAGGCATCCTCTTGAATTTTGCAGTTCGTATGCACCGACAAGAAACCAATTTTCTTCATGCAGTGAAAGTGGCATGTCAGTGACCCCTTCCCTTGTGGATTTGAGGCAGCAGCAGATG GATGTCCAGTCAAGCTCTATCAGGCAGCAAATACGGCCAAGCTGCCATGCAGAAATAAGCAACACTGATTACTTTCACCATGGAATTACGATGGTTCATAGGGTATCAAGGCAAGGTCGGTTTCACAGTAGCCCCTTCACCCAGAACTTTGCCTCGTTGAACTCTAATCATTTACATCCAAAACTTGGGCAATTTAACCTGCAAGATATGCAGGTGCTTCCTTTTTGTGATACAACATCATTAAGTTCCAATAGCCGTGAAGCTCGGCCGCCAAGATTTTCTTAA
- the LOC107011468 gene encoding kinesin-like protein KIN-8B isoform X2: protein MVGTKDDPGLMVLSLNTIFNRIKNDKSSDVFQVTCSYLEVYNEVIYDLLEKSSGHLELREDPEQGIVVPGLRCIKVNSADKILELLNLGNSRRKTESTEVNETSSRSHAVLEITVTRKQRDKYSNQVIRGKLALVDLAGSERACETNSGGQKLRDGANINRSLLALANCINALGKQQKKGLAYVPYRNSKLTRILKDGLSGNSQTIMIATISPAVSQYHHTVNTLKYADRAKEIKTHIQKNIGTINTHVSDYQRMIDSLQIEVSQLRKELADKETQLIAKPSEKASDDELSWLDTLSHETSENVQERINLQKALFEIEEMNISNHNELQNLDDAIAKQQAVEKDGAVVRALRARRQVILDNIRDNDELSNNYLKEIEANEKRRCELQAMIDEAISNNGNKTYLRVLSQYRLLGIANTELQLEIAMRDQIIHNQRETQKNLWSLLLSLGLDEKQITDLALKQGITIEDWTMTAQIQLSDRRQSPITGSGTYTTLSSSPPTFQLGANVPLEQYFCSVPSSLRNRRPPLIHCRDEDHSSYYLHDYSPSENMTLSEGESCFKDGTSLHEVPNRHPLEFCSSYAPTRNQFSSCSESGMSVTPSLVDLRQQQMDVQSSSIRQQIRPSCHAEISNTDYFHHGITMVHRVSRQGRFHSSPFTQNFASLNSNHLHPKLGQFNLQDMQVLPFCDTTSLSSNSREARPPRFS, encoded by the exons ATGGTTGGAACTAAAGATGACCCTGGACTTATGGTTCTGAGTCTTAACACTATATTCAATCGTATCAAGAATGACAAAAGCTCTGACGTGTTTCAAGTTACTTGCTCCTACCTTGAAGTTTATAATGAG GTTATCTATGACTTACTTGAGAAGTCATCGGGTCACTTGGAGCTCAGAGAGGATCCAGAGCAAGGAATAGTGGTTCCTGGCCTTAGATGTATCAAG GTTAATTCAGCTGATAAAATCCTTGAGCTTTTAAATTTGGGGAACAGCAGGCGAAAAACAGAAAGCACAGAGGTCAATGAAACTTCATCACG TTCTCATGCAGTGTTGGAGATTACTGTGACTAGGAAACAGAGAGACAAATACTCTAATCAGGTTATAAGAGGAAAACTGGCACTTGTTGATCTTGCTGGAAG TGAACGAGCTTGCGAAACAAATAGTGGAGGTCAAAAATTGAGAGATGGTGCAAATATCAATCGATCTCTTCTTGCTTTGGCAAACTGCATAAATGCTTTGGGGAAACAACAGAAGAAGGGGCTAGCTTATGTTCCTTACCGCAACAG TAAATTGACACGAATTCTGAAAGATGGTCTGAGTGGTAATTCTCAAACAATAATGATTGCCACCATATCACCAGCTGTCAGTCAGTATCACCATACTGTGAATACCTTAAAGTATGCTGACAGAGCGAAGGAAATTAAGACACACATTCAG AAAAACATTGGAACAATCAATACTCACGTTTCAGATTACCAACGGATGATCGATAGCCTTCAA ATTGAGGTTAGCCAGTTGAGGAAGGAATTAGCTGACAAAGAAACACAACTAATTGCCAAGCCTTCTGAAAAAGCCTCAGATGACGAGCTTTCTTGGCTGGACACATTGAGCCATGAAACCAGTGAAAATGTCCAGGAGAGGATAAATTTACAGAAGGCCTTGTTTGAGATAGAGGAGATGAACATTAGCAACCATAATGAACTCCAAAATCTTGATGATGCAATTGCAAAACAACAG GCTGTTGAAAAGGATGGGGCAGTCGTGCGAGCTCTTAGAGCAAGACGTCAAGTCATTCTTGATAATATTCGCGACAATGATGAGCTCAGTAACAATTATCTGAAG GAAATTGAAGCGAATGAGAAGCGAAGGTGTGAACTCCAAGCTATGATTGATGAAGCTATTAGCAATAATGGAAACAAGACTTACTTGAGAGTTCTGAGTCAATACAGGCTTCTG GGAATTGCTAATACTGAGCTTCAGCTAGAAATAGCGATGAGAGATCAAATAATTCACAATCAAAGGGAAACACAAAAGAATCTGTGGAGTTTACTCCTTAGTCTAGGCCTTGATGAAAAGCAGATAACGGATCTTGCCCTTAAACAGGGAATAACTATTGAAGACTGGACAATGACTGCCCAAATTCAATTATCTGATAGAAGACAGTCACCAATCACAGGAAGTGGAACATATACTACCTTATCTTCCTCTCCACCAACTTTTCAACTTGGTGCTAACGTGCCACTTGAACAATACTTCTGTTCTGTGCCAAGTTCATTGAGAAATCGGAGACCACCACTTATCCATTGCAGAGATGAAGACCACAGTTCTTATTATTTGCATGACTACTCCCCATCAGAAAATATGACACTGAGCGAAGGCGAAAGTTGTTTCAAAGATGGGACTTCACTTCATGAAGTTCCTAATAGGCATCCTCTTGAATTTTGCAGTTCGTATGCACCGACAAGAAACCAATTTTCTTCATGCAGTGAAAGTGGCATGTCAGTGACCCCTTCCCTTGTGGATTTGAGGCAGCAGCAGATG GATGTCCAGTCAAGCTCTATCAGGCAGCAAATACGGCCAAGCTGCCATGCAGAAATAAGCAACACTGATTACTTTCACCATGGAATTACGATGGTTCATAGGGTATCAAGGCAAGGTCGGTTTCACAGTAGCCCCTTCACCCAGAACTTTGCCTCGTTGAACTCTAATCATTTACATCCAAAACTTGGGCAATTTAACCTGCAAGATATGCAGGTGCTTCCTTTTTGTGATACAACATCATTAAGTTCCAATAGCCGTGAAGCTCGGCCGCCAAGATTTTCTTAA